A portion of the Parasedimentitalea marina genome contains these proteins:
- the secY gene encoding preprotein translocase subunit SecY yields MVSAAEQMAANTSWSALGKATDLRNRILFTLALLIVYRLGTFIPVPGIDTIALREFMEQAGQGIGGMVSMFTGGALGRMGIFALGIMPYISASIIIQLLTSMVPSLEQLKKEGEQGRKKINQYTRFGTVALATAQSYGLAVSLEAGELATDPGMYFRMACMITLVGGTMFLMWLGEQITQRGLGNGISLIIFVGIIAEVPAALAQFFASGRSGAISPAVIVMVLVMVVTIIMFVVFMERALRKIHIQYPRRQVGMKVYDGGSSHLPVKVNPAGVIPAIFASSLLLLPTTISTFSSGATNGPVMSWLLANFGPGQPLYLLFFTSMIVFFAYFYTFNVSFKPEEVADNLKNQNGFVPGIRPGKKTAEYLEYVVNRVLVLGSGYLVLVMLLPEILRGQFAIPFYFGGTSVLIVVSVTMDTIQQAQSHLLAHQYEGLIEKSQLRGKNKKRNKRGPSRK; encoded by the coding sequence ATCAGCAGCAGAACAAATGGCGGCGAACACGAGCTGGTCCGCGCTTGGCAAAGCGACAGACCTGCGTAATCGCATCCTGTTCACCCTGGCTCTATTGATTGTCTATCGTCTAGGGACATTCATTCCGGTTCCAGGCATCGACACAATCGCCCTACGTGAATTTATGGAGCAGGCAGGCCAAGGTATTGGCGGCATGGTCTCGATGTTCACTGGCGGCGCCCTAGGCCGCATGGGTATTTTTGCCCTTGGCATCATGCCCTACATCTCAGCTTCGATTATTATTCAGCTGTTGACCTCGATGGTTCCATCGCTGGAGCAATTGAAGAAAGAGGGCGAGCAGGGTCGCAAGAAGATCAACCAATATACCCGTTTCGGCACCGTGGCTCTGGCCACTGCTCAGTCCTATGGTCTGGCCGTGTCGCTGGAAGCAGGCGAATTGGCGACCGATCCCGGCATGTATTTCCGCATGGCCTGCATGATCACCCTTGTGGGCGGCACCATGTTCCTGATGTGGCTGGGCGAGCAGATCACCCAGCGTGGTCTGGGCAATGGTATCTCGCTGATCATCTTTGTTGGCATTATTGCCGAAGTTCCCGCCGCGCTGGCGCAGTTCTTTGCCTCAGGCCGCTCGGGTGCAATCAGCCCAGCGGTTATCGTGATGGTGCTGGTGATGGTGGTGACAATCATCATGTTCGTGGTCTTCATGGAGCGCGCCCTGCGCAAGATACATATCCAGTATCCCCGCCGTCAGGTGGGCATGAAGGTCTATGACGGTGGGTCTTCGCATCTGCCGGTCAAAGTGAACCCAGCAGGCGTAATCCCGGCCATCTTTGCCAGCTCGCTGTTGCTGCTGCCGACCACCATCTCGACCTTCTCGTCGGGCGCCACCAATGGTCCGGTGATGTCCTGGCTCCTGGCCAACTTTGGCCCCGGTCAGCCGCTGTACCTGCTGTTTTTCACCTCGATGATCGTGTTCTTTGCCTATTTCTACACCTTCAATGTGTCGTTCAAACCGGAAGAGGTTGCCGACAACCTGAAGAACCAGAATGGCTTTGTTCCCGGTATCCGTCCTGGCAAGAAGACAGCCGAATATCTTGAGTATGTGGTCAACCGCGTGTTGGTTCTGGGCTCGGGCTATCTGGTGCTGGTTATGCTGCTGCCGGAAATCCTGCGCGGTCAGTTTGCGATCCCGTTCTATTTTGGCGGCACCTCGGTTCTGATTGTTGTCTCGGTGACCATGGACACCATTCAGCAGGCGCAAAGCCATCTGTTGGCGCATCAGTATGAAGGTCTGATCGAGAAAAGCCAGCTGCGTGGTAAGAACAAGAAACGGAACAAGCGGGGGCCATCGCGCAAATGA
- a CDS encoding adenylate kinase, whose amino-acid sequence MNIILLGPPGAGKGTQARHLVDTRGMIQLSTGDMLREAKSSGTEMGLKVAAVMDAGKLVTDEIVIGLIEEKLTAEHGAGFIFDGFPRTLAQADALAALLTKLGQSLHTVIEMRVDDDALVQRITGRFTCGDCGEVYHDVTQPTAKADTCDKCGSTNMVRRADDNEDSLRTRLMEYYKKTSPLIGYYYAKGDLRPVNGLADITEVQNSIEAILG is encoded by the coding sequence ATGAATATCATTCTGTTAGGCCCCCCTGGTGCAGGTAAAGGCACCCAAGCCCGCCATCTGGTCGACACCCGTGGCATGATCCAGCTGAGCACCGGCGATATGCTGCGTGAGGCCAAGTCCAGCGGCACCGAGATGGGGCTGAAAGTCGCCGCCGTCATGGATGCCGGTAAGCTGGTCACCGATGAGATCGTCATCGGGTTGATCGAAGAGAAACTGACCGCCGAACATGGCGCTGGCTTTATCTTTGACGGCTTTCCGCGCACTCTGGCTCAGGCTGACGCGCTGGCGGCACTGCTGACCAAACTGGGTCAGTCGCTGCATACCGTGATCGAAATGCGGGTGGACGACGATGCGCTGGTTCAGCGGATCACTGGTCGTTTCACCTGTGGCGATTGCGGTGAAGTGTACCACGATGTCACGCAACCCACCGCCAAAGCGGACACCTGCGACAAATGCGGCAGCACCAATATGGTGCGGCGCGCAGATGACAACGAAGACAGCCTGCGCACGCGTTTGATGGAATACTACAAAAAGACCTCGCCGCTGATTGGCTATTACTATGCCAAGGGCGATTTGCGTCCGGTCAACGGTCTGGCCGATATCACCGAAGTGCAAAATTCGATCGAGGCCATTCTGGGCTGA
- the rpsM gene encoding 30S ribosomal protein S13, with product MARIAGVNIPTAKRVPIALTYITGIGNTTAQAICEAVGIEMTRRVNELSDSEVLRIREHIDANVEVEGDLRRETTMNIKRLMDLGCYRGLRHRRNLPVRGQRTHTNARTRKGPARAIAGKKK from the coding sequence GTGGCACGTATTGCCGGCGTAAACATCCCGACTGCAAAGCGGGTTCCAATCGCCCTCACCTATATCACCGGAATCGGTAACACCACGGCTCAGGCCATTTGCGAAGCCGTAGGCATCGAAATGACTCGTCGTGTGAATGAACTGTCCGACTCCGAAGTCCTGCGCATCCGCGAGCACATCGACGCCAACGTCGAAGTCGAAGGCGACCTGCGCCGCGAAACAACCATGAACATCAAACGCCTGATGGATCTGGGTTGCTACCGTGGACTGCGTCACCGTCGTAATCTGCCTGTCCGTGGACAGCGGACCCACACCAACGCTCGTACTCGCAAAGGTCCTGCACGGGCTATTGCTGGTAAGAAGAAGTAA
- the rpsK gene encoding 30S ribosomal protein S11 has product MARDKTRTKKKERKNIASGVAHVNSSFNNTKILISDVQGNAIAWSSAGTCGFKGSRKSTPYAAQLAAEDAGKKAQEHGVKTLEVEVQGPGGGRESALRALAAIGFNITSIRDVTPMAHNGCRPPKRRRV; this is encoded by the coding sequence ATGGCACGCGATAAGACTCGTACGAAGAAAAAAGAGCGCAAGAACATCGCCTCCGGCGTTGCTCACGTTAACAGCTCGTTCAACAACACCAAGATCCTCATCTCGGATGTTCAGGGCAATGCAATTGCATGGTCTTCGGCTGGCACCTGCGGCTTCAAAGGCTCGCGGAAATCCACGCCTTATGCTGCTCAGCTGGCTGCAGAAGATGCAGGCAAAAAAGCACAGGAACATGGTGTTAAAACCTTGGAAGTCGAAGTTCAGGGCCCCGGTGGCGGTCGTGAATCCGCACTGCGCGCTCTGGCCGCAATCGGCTTCAACATCACATCGATCCGTGATGTAACTCCGATGGCTCACAATGGCTGTCGTCCGCCTAAGCGCCGCCGCGTCTAA